Proteins encoded in a region of the Brevundimonas vesicularis genome:
- the greA gene encoding transcription elongation factor GreA yields the protein MSVAFTREEDLEATAADLADRPISPHPNLVTPQGLAMIEAELASARAAYTAAQVQGSIESDRTAMARATRDLRYWSARRASAQLIAPTEDDGAVRFGGSVSIEREDGRAQTWRIVGEDEADPAAGSVSHVSPLARAVMGKRVGDEVTVAGQSAEIVAVG from the coding sequence ATGAGCGTTGCCTTCACCCGCGAAGAAGATCTGGAAGCCACCGCCGCCGACCTGGCGGACCGCCCGATCTCGCCCCATCCCAATCTGGTCACGCCTCAAGGTCTGGCGATGATCGAGGCCGAACTGGCCTCGGCCCGCGCCGCCTATACGGCCGCCCAGGTGCAAGGCTCGATCGAGAGCGACCGCACCGCCATGGCGCGCGCGACGCGGGACCTCCGCTACTGGTCCGCACGGCGCGCCTCGGCCCAACTGATCGCGCCGACCGAGGACGATGGGGCCGTGCGGTTCGGGGGTTCGGTATCCATCGAGCGCGAGGATGGGCGCGCCCAGACCTGGCGCATCGTCGGCGAAGACGAGGCCGATCCCGCCGCAGGCTCGGTCAGCCATGTCTCGCCCCTAGCGCGCGCCGTCATGGGCAAGAGGGTCGGCGACGAGGTGACGGTGGCCGGTCAGTCGGCCGAGATCGTCGCGGTCGGCTAG
- a CDS encoding helix-turn-helix domain-containing protein, producing the protein MAREKDEDPHPVDRHVGRRVQEKRLDLGLTQTALAKAVGVSFQQVQKYEKGTNRVSASKLFEMAEFMKVGIPFFFDGYSSATVGVAEEAPAFDHEHRPTKTSVEITRLAPRLPARKQKLILDMMRDMLGDEDAQN; encoded by the coding sequence ATGGCGCGTGAAAAGGACGAGGATCCGCATCCCGTCGATCGCCATGTCGGCCGTCGCGTTCAGGAAAAGCGTCTCGACCTTGGCCTGACCCAGACCGCCTTGGCCAAGGCCGTCGGCGTCAGCTTCCAGCAGGTACAGAAGTACGAAAAGGGCACGAACCGCGTCTCGGCCTCGAAACTCTTCGAAATGGCCGAGTTCATGAAGGTCGGCATCCCCTTCTTCTTCGACGGCTACAGCAGCGCGACGGTCGGCGTCGCCGAAGAGGCGCCCGCCTTCGACCACGAACACCGCCCGACCAAGACCAGCGTCGAGATCACGCGCCTGGCACCGCGCCTGCCCGCGCGCAAGCAGAAGCTGATCCTGGACATGATGCGGGATATGCTGGGCGACGAAGACGCCCAGAACTGA